The window CCGGGTTACTCTGGAACGATGTTCATTGTTCCGAAACAAGTCGTGTGGAATGATCGTCAATAAAGGAGCACGGGTCCTATTCACGCAGAGCCGGATTTTTTCCAACGGCCGGGAAGGAATTGCAGTAGGGCGGGATGGGTCAGTTGTTTGCCGGGGTTCTCATGTTTATGAGAATAGCTGGGGGGTGAGTGCCGGTGGGGGCAGCGCAGTGGAACTGACCGGTAATTTCATTGAGGACAATCGCCTGGGGGGCCTATTGTTTTCAGCTCTTGCCGAAGGCACAGTCAGGGGTAATCGGGTATGGAACAACCAAGTCGGGGTTTATTGCCATCCCCAGACCCAGATCGTCTTCGATGAGAACGATTTACAGAATAACGCTTGTGATTTTCTCAGGCAGGAATGACTGTAAAACGGCGTTCCTGACTGGAGGAAACAGTACCCATGACGAAACAATCAGAGGAACGACGGTTAGCCAGGTTTATTCTCGAGCGGGCCCCTTGGTTGGTATTGACGGGTGCTGGGATTTCCACTGAAAGCGGCATCCCGGATTTTCGCACCCCCGGCGCTGGCTTATGGGAACACTATAATCCTATGGCCCTGCTTTCGACGGAAACCCTAAATAACGATCCAGAGACTTTTTACAGAATAGGGTACCCGGTGCTCAGGAAGTTTCGCGACGCGTTGCCCAATCCAGCCCATCTGGTTCTTGCTGATTGGGAACGGCGGGAATGGGTACGAGGGGTTGTCACCCAAAATATCGACAGTTTGCACATCCGGGCCGGAAGCCGGGAAGTGCTGGAAATACACGGACACCTACGTACTGGATCCTGCCGCCGGTGCCGGAGCATTTTCCCGATTGACCGTCTGG is drawn from Atribacteraceae bacterium and contains these coding sequences:
- a CDS encoding Sir2 family NAD-dependent protein deacetylase yields the protein MTKQSEERRLARFILERAPWLVLTGAGISTESGIPDFRTPGAGLWEHYNPMALLSTETLNNDPETFYRIGYPVLRKFRDALPNPAHLVLADWERREWVRGVVTQNIDSLHIRAGSREVLEIHGHLRTGSCRRCRSIFPIDRLEEQLAKAIIPPRCLCGGLLRPDVVLFGDQLPDDFSKAQMLARSHPVLVVGSSLTVSPANLLPSVAPELVIVNVGPTPYDDRATYRFQEKAGVFFPRLHALLLGQ